The genomic DNA CACTTTACGCCAACTGCCGATGTGCCCTGGCAGCTTGGATTCTTTGATGATTGCCTGAATCTGCTTTGAATTCTCGCGTAGCGGCTTTACTTGTAAATAATTGAAGTCATCCGATCCCTCCACCGTGTCAGCACACATCCGCACAATCTCGTACATCATCTGCAAAATCAGGCGCGGATAACCCTGTTCCATTTCATCCAACTCAAACACTTTCTCTTCGTCGGCTTTGCTAAAAGGGTTGATCTTCGGATCGCGCATTAACCTGCGCGCGATGTCGTAGGCTTTTAGGAAGCGTTCCTCTTGTGCCGGGTTGAAGTCGAGAATCTCCATCACAGCATGTGGTGACAGATTCTCGTATTTCAGGCAGAACTCTTTGCGGTCTGCATATTGCGCATTGGTCGTCGCGCGTCCGACCAAATGATACAGGCCAACGTTCTTCACACCTTGTGGCGCCAAGCCGCGCTGCGCCAGCGCGGTCAGCATTACGGCGTCTTCCGTCTGCTGCATCATCTGCGTGTACTCGCCTTCCGTATCGAAGATGACCACCGCCACACCACTCGCGCCCAGCTTGCCAATCAAGCCGGAAACAGTGGTGGATTTGCCGCCGCCAGTCGTGCCGAGGATGCCGGTATGTCTGGGCAGCACGTCTTTGCGTGCCGTCGAAAACGAGACCAGCACGCTCTCGTAGCCAACCGCCAGCCCAATCGTCACATCGCCGAGCAAGCGCAAGCGCTCCGCCGTCTCCGCTTCACCGATCACAAAGACCGGGCTGTTGGGCAGCGGACGAAAGCGCGGCGGCACGAGTTTGTCCTCAAACTCTTCGCCGAGAATTTCCGCCTGCACGCGCCCATGATAACGCGGTGTAAAGGTCGCCCCACGCACCGTCGTGGTGACGACCAACGGCGCATCGGCGCGCAACCCGTCCGGCTCGGCAAAAGGCCCTTCGACAACGGCGGCCACATACTGCCGCCCGTCGCCACCTTTGCTAAGGGGGCGGCTCTTGATGCGCACGAGCGATTGCGAGGGCACGCTGCGAATCTCTTCAGCAGGCAACAGAATCGTCACCGTATTGTCCTTACTGGCGGGCATGTCGTACATCGTGCGCCCGACCGCGCCTTGAAACGCTTTGTCCTCCTGCCACGCGCCGCCTGCCAGGTTGATCTCTTCGTCCAGCAAGCCGACAAACTCGCCTGGCATGGTTGGTACGGCAGCGTCGCTGTTTGCGAGTCCATTACTTTGCGGTTGATCCATCTCTACCTCCCGCGGCGCGCGCGGGTC from Acidobacteriota bacterium includes the following:
- a CDS encoding ATP-binding protein, giving the protein MDQPQSNGLANSDAAVPTMPGEFVGLLDEEINLAGGAWQEDKAFQGAVGRTMYDMPASKDNTVTILLPAEEIRSVPSQSLVRIKSRPLSKGGDGRQYVAAVVEGPFAEPDGLRADAPLVVTTTVRGATFTPRYHGRVQAEILGEEFEDKLVPPRFRPLPNSPVFVIGEAETAERLRLLGDVTIGLAVGYESVLVSFSTARKDVLPRHTGILGTTGGGKSTTVSGLIGKLGASGVAVVIFDTEGEYTQMMQQTEDAVMLTALAQRGLAPQGVKNVGLYHLVGRATTNAQYADRKEFCLKYENLSPHAVMEILDFNPAQEERFLKAYDIARRLMRDPKINPFSKADEEKVFELDEMEQGYPRLILQMMYEIVRMCADTVEGSDDFNYLQVKPLRENSKQIQAIIKESKLPGHIGSWRKVQGSLSRLLRLKIFDNPQAAPPNYKAMTEPSRITIIDLSDTDSPQINNLAISEILRGLHLQQDENYQASEKGEPMRKVVVVIEEAHEFLSKERIKQMPVLHQQIERIAKRGRKRWLGLMFVTQLPQHLPDEVLGLINNYVLHKIADVNVINRLKRSLGSVDEGLWNRLPNLTPGQALVLHQAVSDGC